A section of the Citrobacter farmeri genome encodes:
- the astC gene encoding succinylornithine/acetylornithine transaminase yields MSQPITRENFDEWMMPVYAPAPFIPVRGEGSRLWDQQGKEYIDFAGGIAVNALGHAHPELREALNIQASKFWHTGNGYTNEPALRLAKKLIDATFADRIFFCNSGAEANEAALKLARKYAHDHHGSNKSGIVAFKNAFHGRTLFTVSAGGQPAYSQDFAPLPPEIRHAVYNDINSASTLIDDSTCAVIVEPMQGEGGVLPATQAFLQGLRELCDRHNALLIFDEVQTGVGRTGELYAYMHYGVTPDLLTTAKALGGGFPIGALLASEKCASVMTVGTHGTTYGGNPLATAVAGKLLDIVNTPAMLNGVKQRHDWFVERLNAINLHTGLFSEIRGLGLLIGCVLNDKFAGKAKLIAQEAAKMGVMVLIAGGNVVRFAPALNVTQEEVATGLDRFALACEQITAGGSS; encoded by the coding sequence ATGTCTCAGCCAATTACGCGTGAAAATTTTGATGAATGGATGATGCCCGTCTATGCGCCAGCACCTTTTATTCCGGTTCGTGGCGAAGGTTCACGCTTGTGGGATCAGCAGGGTAAAGAGTATATCGATTTCGCGGGAGGCATTGCGGTGAATGCGCTGGGACACGCGCATCCGGAATTACGTGAAGCACTGAATATACAGGCGAGCAAATTCTGGCATACCGGCAACGGCTATACCAACGAGCCGGCGCTGCGACTGGCGAAAAAGTTAATCGACGCCACCTTTGCCGATCGCATCTTCTTTTGCAACTCCGGTGCAGAGGCCAACGAGGCGGCGCTGAAACTGGCGCGCAAATATGCGCACGACCACCATGGCAGTAATAAAAGCGGCATCGTAGCATTTAAGAATGCCTTTCATGGTCGTACGCTTTTCACCGTGAGTGCCGGGGGACAGCCCGCCTATTCACAGGATTTCGCGCCGCTGCCACCGGAGATCCGCCACGCCGTCTACAACGACATTAACTCTGCCAGCACGCTGATTGACGATTCCACCTGTGCGGTGATCGTTGAGCCGATGCAAGGGGAAGGCGGCGTGCTGCCCGCCACTCAGGCCTTCCTGCAAGGGCTGCGCGAGCTGTGCGATCGACATAATGCGCTGCTGATTTTTGATGAAGTGCAGACCGGCGTAGGCCGTACCGGTGAACTGTACGCTTATATGCACTACGGCGTTACGCCGGATCTACTGACCACCGCCAAGGCGTTGGGTGGCGGCTTCCCGATCGGTGCGCTGCTGGCCAGTGAAAAATGCGCCAGCGTCATGACCGTCGGAACGCACGGCACCACCTATGGCGGTAACCCACTGGCAACCGCCGTCGCCGGAAAATTACTCGATATCGTCAATACGCCCGCGATGCTGAATGGCGTGAAACAGCGTCATGACTGGTTCGTTGAGCGTCTGAACGCTATCAATCTGCACACCGGCTTGTTCAGTGAAATTCGTGGACTGGGTCTGCTGATTGGCTGCGTGCTGAACGATAAGTTTGCAGGCAAAGCGAAGCTGATTGCTCAGGAAGCGGCAAAAATGGGGGTGATGGTACTGATCGCGGGTGGAAACGTGGTGCGTTTCGCTCCGGCGCTGAACGTTACCCAGGAAGAGGTGGCTACCGGCCTCGACCGTTTTGCGCTTGCCTGCGAACAGATTACAG
- the xthA gene encoding exodeoxyribonuclease III — translation MKFVSFNINGLRARPHQLAAIVEKHQPDVIGLQETKVHDDMFPLEDVARLGYNVFYHGQKGHYGVALLTKETPIAVRRGFPDDGEEAQRRIIMAEIPSPLGNLTVINGYFPQGESRDHPIKFPAKAQFYQNLQHYLDNELQRDNPVLIMGDMNISPSDRDIGIGEENRKRWLRTGKCSFLPEEREWMDRLMGWGLVDTFRHAHPETIDKFSWFDYRSKGFDDNRGLRIDLLLASNPLAERCVETGIDYEIRSMEKPSDHAPVWATFKV, via the coding sequence ATGAAATTTGTCTCTTTTAATATCAACGGCCTGCGCGCCAGACCTCATCAACTGGCAGCCATCGTCGAAAAACACCAACCCGATGTCATTGGCCTGCAGGAGACAAAAGTTCACGACGACATGTTCCCGCTCGAGGATGTCGCCAGACTCGGTTACAACGTGTTCTATCACGGTCAGAAAGGCCACTATGGCGTGGCGTTGCTGACCAAAGAGACGCCAATCGCTGTGCGTCGGGGTTTTCCCGATGATGGCGAAGAGGCTCAGCGCCGCATCATCATGGCGGAGATCCCCTCTCCACTGGGTAACCTGACGGTGATCAACGGCTATTTTCCACAGGGCGAAAGCCGCGACCATCCGATTAAGTTCCCGGCCAAAGCGCAGTTTTATCAGAACTTACAACACTATCTCGACAACGAACTGCAGCGCGACAACCCGGTACTGATCATGGGCGATATGAATATCAGCCCGTCCGATCGGGACATCGGCATTGGCGAAGAGAACCGCAAGCGCTGGCTGCGCACCGGCAAGTGTTCATTCCTGCCGGAAGAGCGTGAATGGATGGACCGTCTGATGGGCTGGGGTCTGGTTGACACCTTCCGCCATGCACACCCGGAAACCATCGACAAATTCTCGTGGTTTGATTATCGCTCGAAGGGGTTCGATGATAACCGTGGGCTGCGTATCGATCTGTTACTGGCAAGCAATCCGCTGGCGGAACGCTGTGTGGAAACCGGTATTGACTACGAAATTCGCAGTATGGAAAAACCGTCTGACCATGCGCCGGTGTGGGCAACGTTTAAGGTTTGA
- a CDS encoding TVP38/TMEM64 family protein encodes MNARKIGLTGALIFCLAGVLWTLPPGLLTLETLKHNHSLLADWQRQSPFLSASLYFLLYTAIAALSIPGAALLTLLGGALFGLWQGTLLVSFASTLGATLAMLTSRYLLRDWVSQRFARHMATVNNGMARDGAFYLFALRLMPLFPFVVVNLLAGLTAVGVRRYWWVSQLGMLPATVVYLNAGRQLSQLTSLRDIVSPEMLVAFALLGLLPLASRWLVTRFFQE; translated from the coding sequence GTGAACGCCAGAAAGATAGGGCTAACAGGCGCACTGATCTTCTGTCTCGCCGGGGTACTCTGGACGTTGCCCCCCGGCCTGCTCACGCTGGAGACGCTTAAGCACAATCATTCACTGCTGGCGGACTGGCAACGCCAGTCCCCTTTTCTCAGTGCCAGTCTCTATTTTCTGCTCTATACCGCCATTGCGGCGCTGTCGATTCCTGGCGCGGCACTGCTGACGCTGCTCGGCGGCGCGCTGTTTGGTCTCTGGCAAGGTACGTTACTGGTCTCTTTTGCCTCAACGTTGGGCGCGACGCTCGCCATGCTCACCAGTCGTTACCTGCTGCGTGACTGGGTGTCGCAGCGTTTTGCCCGACATATGGCAACGGTGAATAACGGGATGGCGCGAGACGGTGCTTTTTACCTCTTTGCGCTACGCCTGATGCCACTGTTCCCGTTCGTTGTCGTCAACCTGCTGGCCGGTCTCACCGCCGTTGGCGTGCGCCGTTACTGGTGGGTCAGTCAGTTAGGGATGCTGCCTGCCACCGTGGTCTATCTGAATGCCGGACGCCAGTTAAGCCAGTTAACCTCCCTACGTGACATTGTCTCTCCCGAGATGCTGGTCGCTTTCGCCCTGTTGGGATTATTACCGCTGGCCTCCCGATGGCTGGTAACACGTTTTTTTCAGGAGTAA
- a CDS encoding ABC transporter substrate-binding protein codes for MMRWGLLLAGLLLTAQSHAEQSWQQIKDEAKGQTVWFNAWGGDSAINQYLDWVSGEMKTHYAVDLKIVRLADAADAVKRIQTEAAAGRKTGGSVDLLWVNGENFRTLKEAGLLQTQWAETLPNWRYVDTQKPVREDFSIPTDGAESPWGGAQLTFIADSVVTPQPPQSPQALLAFARAHPGTVSYPRPPDFTGTAFLEQLLISLTDEPHALTVAPDSATFARVTGPLWRYLDALHPALWREGRDFPPSPARMDALLNGGTLRLSLTFNPAHAQQKVASGELPKSSYSFGFTGGMIGNVHFVTIPANARASAGAKLVANFLLSPDAQLRKADPTFWGDPSVLDAKKLPAAQQAALETRIPDGLPAVLPEPHAAWVNALEQEWLRRYGSR; via the coding sequence ATGATGCGCTGGGGATTACTACTTGCAGGCCTGTTGCTGACCGCTCAGAGCCACGCTGAACAGAGCTGGCAGCAGATCAAAGATGAAGCCAAAGGCCAGACCGTCTGGTTCAACGCCTGGGGCGGTGACAGCGCCATTAACCAGTACCTTGACTGGGTCAGCGGCGAGATGAAAACGCACTATGCCGTCGACCTTAAAATCGTCCGTCTCGCCGATGCAGCTGATGCCGTGAAGCGTATTCAGACGGAAGCCGCCGCGGGGCGGAAAACCGGCGGCTCTGTCGACCTGCTGTGGGTTAACGGCGAAAACTTCCGCACGTTAAAAGAGGCGGGATTGTTGCAGACCCAGTGGGCGGAAACGCTGCCCAACTGGCGCTATGTCGACACGCAAAAACCGGTACGTGAAGATTTCTCCATTCCCACTGACGGGGCTGAATCACCCTGGGGCGGCGCGCAGTTGACGTTTATCGCGGACAGCGTCGTGACGCCACAACCTCCGCAAAGTCCGCAGGCGCTGTTGGCATTTGCCCGGGCGCATCCAGGCACCGTCAGCTACCCGCGCCCGCCAGACTTTACCGGCACGGCGTTTCTGGAGCAGTTATTGATCTCGCTTACTGACGAGCCGCACGCGCTTACCGTCGCACCGGATAGCGCCACCTTCGCGCGGGTGACCGGGCCGCTGTGGCGCTACCTTGACGCGCTGCATCCAGCGCTGTGGCGTGAAGGCAGGGATTTCCCGCCATCTCCGGCACGAATGGACGCATTGCTCAACGGCGGGACGCTGCGCCTGTCGTTAACCTTTAACCCCGCCCACGCTCAGCAAAAAGTCGCCAGCGGTGAATTGCCGAAGAGCAGCTATAGCTTTGGTTTTACCGGCGGAATGATTGGCAACGTTCACTTTGTCACTATTCCTGCTAACGCCCGCGCCAGCGCCGGGGCCAAGCTGGTCGCCAACTTCCTGCTCTCTCCTGACGCGCAGTTGCGTAAGGCCGACCCGACATTCTGGGGCGACCCGTCGGTACTGGATGCGAAAAAACTGCCTGCCGCTCAACAGGCGGCGCTGGAAACACGCATTCCGGACGGCCTGCCCGCCGTCCTGCCTGAACCTCATGCGGCCTGGGTTAACGCCCTGGAGCAAGAATGGCTGCGCCGCTACGGGTCGCGCTAA
- a CDS encoding ABC transporter permease subunit: MAAPLRVALTLLAWLCMAAIYAPVLPASALLIAPSLSLANWQALFADPQLPQALLATVVSVFVATAGSLFIALSIVVALWPGLRWRRLTTRLPWLLAIPHVAFASAALLLFAEGGLLWRALPYLSPALDRYGIGLGVTLAVKESAFVLWILSILLSEKRLAQQVIVLDSLGYSRRQALCWLLLPAIAPGLGIVMLAVVAWTMSAVDVAIILGPGNPPTLAVLSWQWLSQGDSEQQVKGALASLLLLALLALFTLAGYLLWRCWQRTLPDISGVRQHAVPSVTGKALSLSLPATGVLCTVLLLLLARQSALNLGALIHSVVAGLAASMLGLFILLLWLEWGPQRGHRWVWLPILLPALPLVMGQYALALHLEQDGQFATIVWGHLLWVVPWMLFVLKPAWQRIDPRLLLIARTLGWSRVKIFYTVKCPQILRPALVALAVGFSVSIAQYMPTLWLGAGRFPTLTTEAVALSSGGSTGILAAQALWQLLLPLLVFALMAGLSSWVGHCRRGLR; encoded by the coding sequence ATGGCTGCGCCGCTACGGGTCGCGCTAACGCTTCTGGCCTGGCTGTGCATGGCGGCGATTTACGCGCCAGTACTGCCTGCCAGCGCGTTGCTGATCGCCCCGTCGCTGTCGCTGGCGAACTGGCAGGCGCTTTTTGCCGATCCTCAGCTACCGCAGGCGCTGCTGGCAACCGTGGTTTCGGTGTTCGTCGCTACCGCTGGTTCGCTTTTTATTGCGCTATCCATTGTGGTGGCGCTCTGGCCCGGCCTACGCTGGCGACGACTGACTACCCGCCTGCCGTGGCTGTTAGCCATTCCTCATGTCGCATTTGCCAGCGCGGCTCTGCTGCTTTTCGCCGAAGGCGGACTGCTCTGGCGCGCGCTGCCGTATCTCTCTCCCGCGCTCGATCGCTACGGCATTGGGCTGGGCGTGACGCTGGCGGTGAAAGAGAGCGCTTTCGTGCTGTGGATTTTATCGATTCTACTGAGTGAGAAACGGCTGGCTCAGCAAGTCATCGTCCTGGATTCGCTGGGCTACAGCCGCCGACAGGCGCTCTGCTGGTTGTTATTGCCTGCCATCGCCCCCGGGCTGGGTATTGTGATGCTGGCCGTCGTGGCGTGGACGATGTCGGCGGTAGATGTTGCCATTATCCTTGGTCCCGGTAATCCGCCGACGCTGGCGGTTCTCTCCTGGCAGTGGCTCAGTCAAGGGGACAGTGAACAGCAGGTCAAAGGCGCGCTGGCAAGCCTGCTTTTACTGGCGCTACTCGCCCTTTTTACTCTCGCGGGTTACCTGCTCTGGCGCTGTTGGCAACGCACGCTTCCCGACATCAGCGGCGTACGTCAACACGCTGTCCCATCCGTGACGGGGAAAGCGCTGTCTCTGTCGCTCCCCGCAACGGGCGTGCTGTGCACGGTATTATTGCTTCTTCTCGCCCGGCAATCAGCGCTCAATCTCGGGGCGTTAATCCACAGCGTCGTGGCAGGGCTGGCCGCCAGCATGCTGGGGTTGTTCATCTTGCTGCTATGGCTGGAATGGGGACCGCAGCGCGGACATCGTTGGGTCTGGCTGCCGATCCTCCTCCCGGCGCTGCCGCTGGTAATGGGGCAATATGCACTAGCGCTACACCTTGAACAGGACGGTCAGTTTGCCACGATCGTCTGGGGGCATCTGCTGTGGGTAGTGCCGTGGATGTTGTTCGTTCTGAAACCGGCCTGGCAACGCATCGATCCCCGACTGCTGCTGATTGCCCGGACGCTGGGTTGGTCGCGGGTGAAAATCTTTTACACCGTAAAATGCCCGCAGATTTTGCGTCCTGCACTGGTGGCGCTGGCGGTGGGTTTCTCCGTCAGTATCGCGCAGTATATGCCGACACTGTGGCTGGGTGCAGGCCGTTTTCCGACGCTGACGACGGAAGCCGTCGCCCTCAGCAGCGGTGGCAGCACAGGTATTCTGGCCGCGCAGGCACTCTGGCAATTGCTGTTACCGCTGTTAGTGTTCGCGCTGATGGCCGGGCTTTCATCATGGGTCGGCCACTGCCGACGAGGGTTGCGCTAA
- a CDS encoding ATP-binding cassette domain-containing protein — MLTVRHLTLFLNQTPLFGPLTFDVAKGDIVTLMGPSGCGKSSLLAWMVGALTSPLHASGELWRDEQRLDTLPTAQRQTGILFQDALLFDHFTVGQNLLLALPASLKGAARHDAVHHALERAGMAGFSSRDPATLSGGQRARVALLRALLAQPRTLLLDEPFSRLDTDRRADFRQWVFAEVRRLDIPVVQVTHDAQDIPPGGFVLQLSPAA; from the coding sequence ATGCTCACCGTTCGCCATCTTACTCTGTTTCTTAACCAAACCCCGTTGTTCGGCCCGCTCACCTTCGATGTCGCGAAAGGTGACATTGTCACATTGATGGGTCCCTCCGGCTGCGGCAAGTCTTCACTACTGGCGTGGATGGTGGGCGCGCTGACATCGCCACTGCACGCCAGCGGTGAACTGTGGCGGGATGAGCAACGTCTGGATACGCTCCCTACGGCCCAACGGCAGACCGGCATTTTATTTCAGGATGCCTTGCTGTTTGATCACTTTACGGTGGGACAAAATCTGCTGTTAGCGCTTCCCGCCAGTCTGAAAGGCGCTGCGCGGCATGATGCGGTTCATCACGCGCTTGAACGCGCGGGGATGGCGGGATTCTCTTCTCGCGATCCTGCCACGCTGTCCGGCGGTCAGCGCGCGCGGGTCGCACTGCTTCGCGCCCTGCTGGCGCAACCCAGAACGTTGCTGCTGGACGAACCGTTCAGCCGTCTGGATACTGACAGGCGGGCAGACTTTCGCCAGTGGGTCTTCGCCGAAGTGCGACGACTGGACATTCCTGTCGTTCAGGTGACGCATGATGCGCAGGATATTCCGCCTGGCGGCTTTGTTTTGCAGTTATCTCCCGCGGCGTGA
- a CDS encoding rhodanese-like domain-containing protein, protein MKRVSQMTALALALGLACASTWAADMAQALNFKQLAQKQGTAIDTRASAFYNGWPQSLNGPSGHEPSALNLSARWLDNMSDEQLNAWIQQHQLKSDAPVAVYGSDSDVQAVKSRLQKAGLQQVATLSDALQDPARLQRLPHFEQLVYPQWLHDLQQGKEVTAKPAGDWKVIEAAWGAPKFYLLSHIPGADYIDTNEVESEPLWNKVSDASLQAMLAKHGIRHDTTVILYGRDVYAAARVAQIMLYAGVKDVRLLDGGWQTWSDAGLPVERGTPAKVKPEPDFGVTIPAQPQLMLDMEQARGLLHRQDASLVSIRSWPEFIGTTSGYSYIKPKGEIAGARWGHAGSDSTHMEDFHNPDGTMRSAEDIAAMWKQWHILPDQQVAFYCGTGWRASETFMYARAMGWKNVSVYDGGWYEWSSDPKNPVSTGERGPDSSK, encoded by the coding sequence ATGAAACGTGTTTCTCAAATGACCGCGCTGGCACTGGCTTTAGGGCTCGCTTGCGCTTCCACCTGGGCCGCTGATATGGCGCAGGCACTCAATTTCAAACAACTGGCGCAAAAACAAGGCACGGCTATCGATACCCGCGCAAGCGCGTTCTACAATGGCTGGCCGCAATCGTTAAACGGCCCTTCCGGACATGAACCCTCCGCCCTGAACCTCTCCGCACGCTGGCTCGACAACATGAGTGACGAACAGCTCAACGCCTGGATCCAACAGCATCAACTGAAATCCGACGCCCCTGTCGCGGTGTACGGCAGCGACAGTGACGTGCAGGCGGTGAAAAGCCGTCTGCAAAAGGCGGGGCTGCAACAGGTTGCTACGCTGAGCGACGCGCTGCAGGATCCGGCCCGTCTGCAACGACTGCCGCATTTCGAACAGCTGGTTTATCCGCAGTGGCTGCATGACCTGCAACAGGGTAAAGAGGTGACCGCGAAACCTGCCGGTGACTGGAAAGTGATTGAAGCCGCCTGGGGCGCGCCGAAATTTTATCTGCTCAGCCATATTCCGGGGGCGGATTACATCGACACCAACGAAGTGGAAAGCGAACCGCTGTGGAATAAAGTCTCCGACGCCAGTCTGCAGGCGATGCTGGCGAAACACGGTATTCGTCACGACACGACGGTTATCCTGTATGGTCGCGATGTTTACGCGGCAGCTCGGGTGGCGCAAATCATGCTGTATGCCGGGGTGAAGGACGTTCGTCTGCTCGACGGTGGCTGGCAAACCTGGTCCGACGCCGGGTTGCCGGTCGAGCGTGGTACTCCTGCGAAGGTCAAACCTGAGCCCGATTTTGGCGTGACCATTCCGGCGCAGCCGCAATTGATGCTTGATATGGAACAGGCTCGTGGGTTGTTGCACCGCCAGGACGCGTCGCTGGTTAGTATTCGTTCCTGGCCGGAATTTATCGGCACCACCAGCGGATACAGCTACATCAAGCCAAAAGGTGAAATTGCCGGTGCGCGTTGGGGGCATGCCGGCAGCGACTCGACCCACATGGAAGATTTCCATAACCCGGACGGCACCATGCGCAGCGCGGAGGATATCGCCGCAATGTGGAAGCAGTGGCACATTCTGCCGGATCAGCAGGTCGCCTTTTACTGTGGCACCGGCTGGCGTGCGTCAGAGACGTTTATGTACGCCCGGGCGATGGGCTGGAAGAACGTCTCTGTTTATGACGGCGGTTGGTACGAGTGGAGCAGCGATCCGAAAAACCCGGTCTCCACAGGCGAACGCGGTCCGGACAGCAGCAAATAA
- a CDS encoding CDP-alcohol phosphatidyltransferase family protein has translation MLDRHLHPRLKPLLHRCAGALDRPGISPDGLTLIGFALGVLALPFLALGWYLAALAAIVLNRLLDGLDGALARRRGLTDAGGFLDIALDFLFYALVPFGFILADPSHNALAGSWLLFAFIGTGSSFLAFAALAAKHNIDNPGYAHKSFYYLGGLTEGTETIALFVLGCLFPAYFAVLAWIFGALCWMTTLTRVWSGYLTLKGLQRQKG, from the coding sequence GTGCTTGACCGGCATCTGCATCCGCGGCTTAAACCGCTGCTTCACCGCTGCGCAGGCGCGCTCGACAGACCGGGGATTTCCCCGGACGGACTGACGCTCATTGGTTTCGCCCTTGGCGTACTGGCGTTGCCGTTTCTGGCTCTGGGCTGGTATCTGGCGGCGCTGGCGGCGATTGTCCTGAACCGACTACTGGATGGCCTTGACGGCGCGCTGGCGCGACGCCGGGGACTCACCGATGCGGGCGGCTTTCTCGATATTGCGCTCGATTTTTTGTTTTACGCGCTGGTGCCGTTTGGCTTCATTCTGGCCGATCCGTCGCATAACGCGCTGGCGGGGAGCTGGCTGTTGTTTGCGTTTATCGGCACCGGCAGCAGTTTTCTCGCCTTTGCCGCGCTGGCCGCTAAGCACAATATTGATAACCCCGGCTACGCGCATAAATCGTTTTACTATCTGGGTGGATTGACGGAGGGAACGGAAACGATCGCACTCTTTGTGCTCGGCTGTCTTTTCCCGGCGTACTTTGCCGTGCTGGCGTGGATCTTCGGCGCACTGTGCTGGATGACAACCCTGACGCGCGTCTGGAGTGGCTATCTGACGCTGAAAGGACTTCAGCGTCAGAAGGGGTAA
- a CDS encoding carboxymuconolactone decarboxylase family protein, which produces MNDPQSWVTPLTRLPVALKPLVMTQKKHYGEVLHPTRWWGRVPFLFWLVALFVGFLERKRARLTPVMRALLMTRVSQVCHCAFCVDANSLRLAERCGAMEKVLAVANWQVSSLFTTQERVALAYADAVTATPPQVDDVLKAQMKQHFSDDVISEMTALLAFQNLSARFNAALDIPSQGLCDSLKGAPRA; this is translated from the coding sequence TTGAACGATCCGCAATCGTGGGTAACACCGCTGACCCGCCTCCCTGTCGCTCTTAAACCTCTCGTGATGACGCAAAAAAAACACTACGGCGAGGTATTACATCCGACACGCTGGTGGGGGCGAGTGCCATTTTTGTTCTGGCTGGTGGCGCTGTTTGTGGGTTTTCTCGAACGCAAACGCGCCCGTTTAACGCCGGTGATGCGGGCGCTACTGATGACACGCGTATCGCAAGTCTGCCATTGTGCATTTTGCGTGGACGCCAACAGTTTGCGGCTGGCAGAGCGCTGCGGTGCGATGGAAAAAGTGCTGGCAGTGGCGAACTGGCAGGTATCGTCGCTTTTTACGACACAAGAGCGTGTTGCGCTGGCTTATGCCGACGCGGTGACCGCCACGCCGCCGCAGGTCGACGATGTCCTGAAAGCGCAAATGAAGCAGCATTTCAGCGATGATGTCATTAGTGAGATGACCGCGCTGCTGGCTTTCCAGAACCTTTCGGCGCGTTTTAATGCCGCGCTGGACATTCCTTCTCAGGGACTGTGCGACAGTCTCAAAGGAGCGCCGCGTGCTTGA
- a CDS encoding pyrimidine (deoxy)nucleoside triphosphate diphosphatase codes for MMKTLDVVAAIIERDGKILLAQRPPQADQAGLWEFAGGKVEAGETQPQALVRELREELGIEATVGCYIASHQREVSGRMIHLHAWHIPTFSGEVMAHEHQQLVWCTPQAALDYPLAPADIPLLNAFMVLRDARPADSC; via the coding sequence ATGATGAAAACCCTCGACGTTGTTGCCGCAATCATTGAGCGCGATGGAAAAATTTTGCTTGCCCAGCGCCCGCCGCAGGCAGACCAGGCAGGCTTATGGGAGTTTGCCGGTGGCAAGGTGGAAGCGGGTGAAACGCAACCGCAGGCGCTGGTTCGCGAACTGCGTGAAGAGCTGGGGATTGAAGCCACGGTGGGATGCTATATTGCCAGCCATCAGCGTGAAGTCTCCGGGCGGATGATTCATCTGCATGCCTGGCATATCCCCACGTTCAGCGGAGAGGTGATGGCGCATGAGCACCAACAACTGGTGTGGTGCACTCCGCAAGCCGCGCTGGACTATCCGCTCGCCCCCGCCGACATCCCCCTGCTTAACGCTTTTATGGTTTTACGCGACGCCAGACCAGCGGATTCGTGCTGA
- a CDS encoding YnjH family protein, translated as MAAALMTLSLSTLANQNIRPDVQVNVPPEVFSSGGQRTQPCNQCCIYQDQNYSEGAVIKADGVLLQCQRDEKTLSTNPLVWRRVKP; from the coding sequence ATGGCGGCAGCGCTGATGACACTCTCTTTATCCACCCTGGCGAATCAGAATATTCGCCCTGATGTTCAGGTGAACGTGCCGCCGGAGGTTTTCAGTTCCGGCGGGCAGCGCACGCAGCCCTGTAACCAATGCTGCATTTATCAGGATCAGAATTATTCAGAAGGGGCAGTGATTAAAGCTGATGGCGTATTGTTGCAGTGCCAGCGCGATGAGAAAACGCTCAGCACGAATCCGCTGGTCTGGCGTCGCGTAAAACCATAA
- the gdhA gene encoding NADP-specific glutamate dehydrogenase, protein MDQTRSLESFLNHVQKRDPNQTEFAQAVREVMTTLWPFIEQNPRYREMSLLERLVEPERVIQFRVVWLDDRNQVQVNRAWRVQFNSAIGPYKGGMRFHPSVNLSILKFLGFEQTFKNALTTLPMGGGKGGSDFDPKGKSEGEVMRFCQALMTELYRHLGPDTDVPAGDIGVGGREVGFMAGMMRKLSNNSSCVFTGKGLSFGGSLIRPEATGYGLVYFTEAMLKRHGLGFEGMRVAVSGSGNVAQFAIEKAMEFGARVVTASDSSGTVVDESGFTKEKLARLCEIKASRDGRVADYAREFGLTYLEGKQPWSVPVDIALPCATQNELDVDAARQLIANGVKAVAEGANMPTTIEATDLFLEAGVLFAPGKAANAGGVATSGLEMAQNAARLSWKAEKVDARLHHIMLDIHHACVEYGGESKQTNYVRGANISAFVKIADAMFGQGVI, encoded by the coding sequence ATGGATCAGACACGCTCTCTGGAATCATTCCTCAACCATGTCCAAAAGCGCGACCCGAATCAAACCGAGTTCGCGCAAGCCGTTCGTGAAGTCATGACCACCCTGTGGCCGTTCATTGAGCAAAACCCGCGTTATCGTGAGATGTCATTGCTGGAACGTTTGGTTGAGCCAGAGCGTGTGATTCAGTTCCGCGTCGTGTGGCTGGACGATCGTAATCAGGTCCAGGTTAACCGTGCATGGCGCGTTCAGTTCAATTCGGCGATTGGCCCGTACAAAGGCGGGATGCGCTTCCACCCTTCCGTTAACCTGTCGATCCTGAAGTTCCTCGGCTTTGAACAAACCTTCAAAAACGCGCTGACCACCCTGCCGATGGGCGGTGGTAAAGGCGGGAGCGATTTCGACCCGAAAGGCAAAAGTGAAGGCGAAGTGATGCGTTTCTGCCAGGCGCTGATGACTGAACTGTATCGTCATCTGGGCCCGGATACTGACGTTCCTGCTGGTGATATCGGTGTGGGTGGTCGTGAAGTGGGCTTTATGGCCGGGATGATGCGTAAGCTTTCCAACAACAGCAGCTGTGTGTTTACCGGTAAAGGTCTCTCCTTCGGCGGCAGCCTTATCCGCCCGGAAGCAACCGGTTACGGTCTGGTCTACTTCACCGAAGCGATGCTCAAACGGCATGGTCTGGGCTTTGAAGGGATGCGCGTGGCGGTTTCTGGCTCCGGCAACGTGGCGCAGTTTGCCATTGAAAAAGCGATGGAATTTGGCGCTCGCGTGGTGACCGCCTCCGACTCCAGCGGCACCGTCGTGGATGAAAGCGGCTTTACGAAAGAGAAGCTGGCACGTCTTTGCGAAATCAAAGCCAGCCGCGACGGTCGCGTGGCGGACTACGCCCGTGAGTTTGGTCTGACCTATCTGGAAGGCAAACAGCCGTGGTCAGTGCCGGTCGATATCGCCCTGCCGTGCGCCACGCAGAACGAACTTGATGTCGACGCCGCCCGTCAGCTTATTGCCAACGGCGTGAAGGCCGTAGCGGAAGGGGCAAACATGCCGACCACCATCGAAGCGACCGACCTGTTCCTTGAAGCCGGCGTGCTGTTTGCACCTGGCAAAGCGGCGAATGCCGGTGGCGTTGCCACTTCCGGTCTGGAAATGGCGCAGAACGCTGCGCGTCTGAGCTGGAAAGCGGAGAAAGTGGATGCCCGTCTGCACCACATCATGCTTGATATTCACCATGCCTGCGTTGAGTACGGCGGCGAGAGCAAACAAACCAACTATGTTCGTGGGGCAAACATCTCAGCCTTCGTGAAGATTGCCGACGCCATGTTTGGTCAGGGTGTGATTTAA